In Drosophila subpulchrella strain 33 F10 #4 breed RU33 chromosome X, RU_Dsub_v1.1 Primary Assembly, whole genome shotgun sequence, the DNA window TTGAGCATTGGTTATTTATCTGGGCTTACCTGTATTGAAGTCCAGTCCCTGAGTGTCCACCAGGTACTGCAGGATGTCGCCCTGCTCCTCGAGATTCTCCGTTTCGCGCAGCATCGCAATCAGCTCCTCCACCTCTGTGTCCGCGAAATTGGTTTCGGCACGATGGCGTTGTATGAGAATTTTGGGCACTGTTACTATCAACATCGCAGTTCGTAGCGAAGGTGGGCCAATCGAAATTATACGTAAGAAATGAATGAAAACAGAAGGCAAGAAGCAGAACGTAAAATTAACAAAAGTATAGAAATTAAAAGGTAGGAGAtatcacaaaaaaataaaaagtttataaTTAAATGGATGTGCTGAAGTTgagcttttaaaataaacttattGCATTTAACTGGACTTTACGATTATATCAACATaacttttgaaatattttataacagTTATTTGACATTTACACAGATTACATTTACATTAGATTATCCCTAATACTCTAATCACTTATAAAGTACATagttttagtttagtttacTAGCTCCCTCCAGCAACTCGAAGAACTTAAAATTAGTTAATAAACTGTAAGATGAAAACCAAATGGCAGACTAACTCTCTTGCTGGCGGACAAACTCGCTGCGTCTGTCGATCGCCGAGCGGCTGTGGTGCTGCGGATCCACCGGATAGATGTTCTCCCGAATGGACAGCTCGTTGCCCAGATGCAGTGGCGAGTTGGCGGGTCCCTCCTCCGGTGTGGTGGCGAAGACACTGACATGGCTCTGCTTGTTCGCCTGCAGCCAAGGAGGTGGCACAATCGAGGAGAGGCGGCGTTCGGTGAGCGGAGAAGGTCCCTCCATGCCCAGGTTGTCAGCTGAAAAGCAGAAGGAAGTTATTATAATGTCAAGGAGTAATATTCCACCTAGGGAAAGCCATCACTCACAATCCACATTGATGGAGCGCGTCTTCTTGATCGCTCCCTTGCAGGACATGCGGCGCCTCAGGGTCCGCGGACGCAGCTGTCCGCCGCGCAGACTCATGGTGCTGCGGTTGCTGAACGAGCGCAGCAGGTGCTCATCCAGGTAGGTCTGCACATCCGGATGCAGGCGGTCCGGATAGCCGTCCTCCGTGCTGCCCAGGAAGCTCAGGTCCGTGATGGCCGAGGTGTTGAGGAAGTCCTTCAGGCTGCCCAACATCACGCGGGTGCCGTTGATGTAGCCCGATTTCAGTTTCCTCATCGTCTGGATCATGGCCAGCGGAATCTTGTCCTGATCTGTGGATTCCGCACCGCATCCGTTTGGAATTCGTTAGATTTTTCATTGTCTTTATCTCTCGGTCAACTGGTATGAGTATGTGGATCATGATCTGGTTGGGATGCTGGGCAGTGGGTTGGGTTAGAAGCGACGCTTAAAAACTACGGGTTAGTCACACAAAAGTACAACAACGGTTACCGATATATATAAGCACAGGATTCCAGCACCATCGGCAATTAGTCTGAGTTTTGGGTGCAAGCCAAATGCAGTGGGAAAATTGATTAGCAGCAACAGCCACAGGGATTAGCAAAtacttaattatatttaatcaCAGGTTTTTGCGtggatttttgtttttattattcatAAGATGCTTTAGCTTTATGTATGTTTGTATTTCTCTGAGGTCATGTAACTTTGTAATACCGCAAGCTTGACTTTGGTTGGGATGGTCTACATTTTGTGGATTGTTTTGAAACGAGTTTGGTCtaaaagtgttttattttatgttatGAACGTGTAAATAGAGATAGTTAAGAAGTCCGAATATTCAAAGAAAGCATGGGATATAGAGCACACAAAAGTACCTTATCCATAAACTGTACACCTATATCTTGAAGAAAGTACTCGGAATAAAAGATAAACCTTTAATGAAAACGGTTTTTTGGTtctgaaaaaataaatcaaattgtATAGTCAAATGTTTTCAGATTCCCTATAAGAAATAactaattttgaaaatatcttTCACAAGATATTGGTGTATGCAGGGTCACAACAAGAACAAGGATTTGGATTTGGGTTCAAAGGTAGTAGAAAGAGCAGAAGCAATCAGGCCATTTACTAAGCTGACACAAGCAGGGTTCAAAGGTCACGGATCACAGATCGTTTGCATATAGTTAAATCAATTGGTTGTTGGCTTTTGTGTGTAAATAGGggtatatattatatagtatATCGCATATATGCAGTGGTTTTTGGAATCAAGTGTTTTTGCCATTGGGTGCAGTGGGGATCggatttggatttggattGGAGGTGGCAATGCAGAATCGAGCTGGGTGGGTTTTTTtgcttattgttttttttggattttttatTTCGGGTAGTTACCTAGCATATAGTGGGTTGCCATTAGTGTGATTGTCGGCCTGCCCAACATGTGACGCCAATTGTTGGTCAAGAATGCTAAATTTGTGGTAAAATTGCTGGCAAGCAAGTCGGGATCGCGTGTTGTATAATATTCTTCATAGTCGATATGCTGTGTAAGtgtagttgttgttgcagttgttgttgtgtatatatttattaaatttatttgggaTAAAATAAAGAAGAGAAAGGATTTGTTTTGGTTtcgattttcattttttttgttgtattcGATATTTTATTGGCCAATTTTCAAGGGTTTTGGGGATGGAAAATATGGGAGTAAGGGTGTAAAAGTTCATAAAAGTCCAGAGCAGAGCGttgagaaataaaataaataaactaaggctacattaaactaaaaataatatatttgcgGTCAAAATATCAGTAGTATTTGCTTATAAATGTCGTATAAAAAGggatattaaaattatttttaacatatttgaGTTTCAATTCATTCCTTCTAAAATTAGGTAAATTTAATTGACAGACAAATTTATTTCATACTATTATTTTAACCGCAGCTGTATGTATAAAGTATATAAGGtgaagtgtgtgtgtgtgtgattgtTCTTTAAACCTATAAGTAGTCTATGTCATTTATGGTCGAGTGTGTGGGTATTACCATAACCAAACTAAAGCTAACTAAAAGCATAAACCAACTAAAAGCTCAAAGGAAATTCAACAAAATTCAGAACCAGCTGCCCAATGTTCGGAATAAGCAAAAAGGTCAAGATCATTTACTCTTCAAtatggaatttatttttggacaAAGACAAGACAAAGCATTCAATAGACCGCAAATTTCCGGACCTTGAGCAACCGATTCAATTCTAGAGTTAACGAGTCAAGTGGGTGCATTTGTGTGGTTCGAGTGTGCGTGTCAATTAATTGATAAACAATACCAATACCAAAAGCAAACCCTTGCAAATTAATCAAATCAACAGAGCAATTCACAAAAGATATGGGGAAAACAGTCGGGGGGAGCATAAAAAACCCGCGCACAAATAAACATTagaataagaaaataataaaaaaagacaTGGAGTGAAATAAACGTTAAACGTCGACTCTTCTCTCTCCGTTGACCGACCTAGGTGGATGCGCTTCAGCACCAGGGTGACCAGCGGACGACCCAGCAGATCCCAAGCGGACTTGAGGAAATTTATCTCGCCCTTGAGGATGTCGATCATGAGTTCGTTATCGGAGGCGATATAGAAGCGCGACAGGTCGGCGAACTGATGCGTGATAAACGGTAGAAATCATAAGTCAATCATCGATTACAGGGATGCAAACCGATCGGCCCTAGATGAACTTAAGATGATGATCAGattaaattcaattcatttttttttgccttaaaataatttcaatGAAAAATACTACCCAAAGTGTCAATTCCAacaattaaaatacaaaatttaagtTAAATTAATAGAAATTATTACTAAGTgtaggaaaataaataataattgtttaaTAAGCAAATTTTCCATGATATAATTGTTAGTATTAGTCTCAAAGATTTTgcattattttaagaaaataggAAATAAAAACGCCACGACCGGTTTGCATCGCTGACCAAAAATACAATAGAAAGTGTAAAAACAGAGCAATGGGGCATTGGGTATTTTCGGGAGTCTGGGAAGAGGTGGCCGGTTTTCTTGGATAATTCGAGAAGGCTAACTGGACTCCATTGTCACTCACCTGCGGGGTGAAAGCGAATATGCGATCCTTCAGCGAGTACAGCTTGCTGGTGCTGAGGATGCCCACGTCCCGGGATTTTCTGCCACTCAACCCCAGCTTCCGGTTGCGGCCCAGGTAAGTGTACAGGTGGCTCAAAACACGTGCTGGCTGCACCTCTATGGGAGCCACCTCGGCGATCGTCTGCACGTGTAGATCGTGTTCGGCCAGCTTGTCACGGATCTCGTTGTCCTCGGCAATGATGACCACCTGGACGACCACGTCTGGTTTCTTTTGAGCTCCCAGGCGACGATTCAGTGGATCCAACTCACCCACGGCAAGGAAACCCTAAAAAGGTTTTAAGAAAAACAACATTAGAAGCAGTCGTTGATAagaaaataaatcttttaaaaatttctaCAAATTATGAGTGCAATTTTTGACCTAACCAAGTGCCCGCAAATGTACGTAGCCAGATCGatataaatactttacagGGTCGCCAAGGCTTTCATCTATCTTTAGCAGCCAAAAACGTCTAAAACAAAAGCTCACCTCCTGCAGCAACCTTCCGAGGATGAACAGAGACTGGCCCCACAAGAAGGGACACCGGCCGACCACTTCGCGGACCTGGGATCCTGGCTTCTGGTACTCGAAGCCCACCAGATCCTGTGGCACCGCATAGCTCTCCGGCACGAGGAGGATGCCATCCTCCGAACGCACCATGATCTTCTCCAGCCGGCTGGCATACTCCTCCACCGAACGTTTGTCGTTCTGAAAGGCGTGGAACAGGATCAGGTAGCAGTAGAACAGCGGCCACTCGCACTCGATGTTCTCGAACATGCGCAGTTCCCAGCGCTCGTAGTAGAGCCTGGAGGGATCCTCCTTGGGGGTGCGGTAGCCATCGCGCAGGAATCTCTTGCAGCCGTACTTGCCCTGCAGTCGGGACAGAATCGCATCCTTGGTATTGTGGATCAGTTGGGCATCGTCCACGGCAAAGGCGGGAAAGCCGATGACGCACAGCAGTCCGGAATCCAATTCCTTGCTGTTGGACTCACGGGGCAGCATCGACTGGAGCACTGCCTGGCACTTGTGGGCCTCGTCGGCCAGCACATGGATCACACTGGCTGGCCCGCCGCGGGCGCCGAACAGATCCAGCTCGTTCATGGCCTCCAGCGCCGCCTTGGCCATGCCAATTGAGCTGGCATTCAACTCCGGTTCAcctggaaaatataaatatatcaatattGGACTGCTCACATAACACATTATAAAGctgaatattttttgaataagaaccaaacatattattataatCAAGCAATTATGATTTTGGAGATAAGATAATGCACAATTACGCCTAATAATACTCGGttataaaatgtaaacaaaatattaccGATCTATCAATCAATTAAATAATGATACAATTAATAATACTCCTGTTTTCTGTATCTAAAAATacgtttttttataaaatgatAGTGTACATATATGAAAGATAGAAGGATTTACATAAATACTTTGAAATCATAACCAACTTTTTCAACACATTTTGATCATTAAGTTCGTAAGCTCTTTATTATGGCTATTATTTCTATTGTACCATCTACTCACCATGATTGGTCTTGTCGCCACGCTCCCATATCCCGTAGTCAGGAATGGAGTAGGCCGACTCAATGTAGAAGACCAGATTCTGGATGAACGACACCTCGTCCAGGGAGAAGACGATCTGCAGACCCGAAGCCGTCATCTGGGCCAGGATCAGCAGGTACAGGGAGACGGCATCGATCTGGAGATGGCCCCACTCATTGTCCCCGACCACGGGCAAGCCGTTCTTGCTGGAGTACTTGGCGTGCAGGGAATCGTAGGGACTCTGGGTCATCTTGAACTTCTCCACCTTGTCCTTCTGGTTCATCATGGCCATGAGCAGGCCGCGCATCAGCTTCACACAGCTCTGCTCCAGCTCATAGCACTTGGCCCGATCCTCGTCCTGGTCGGCAATCTTCTTGTACGCCATGGACAGGCCCCAGACGGCCAGGATGCAGTAGACATTGTCCCTGATCCAGGCGTGAGAGTTTACATTGGAGGCGGGGAAGAGGCCGGTGACCGGCTCCTGGTGGGCCAGGATCAGTCGGTGCACGATGCGCTGGTAGTAGTCCAAGCGGACGCCCGAATTGCTGCGGGAACGCATCGTCGATTTGGAAGTGGTTTCCTTTCCGGTCAGTTCTGTTAAAAACGGGGATTTAGTTAGCCTTTATTCACTACTTATATTTCGATTAATAAAATCGTGTTATTGTTATCCTGTTCCTATTCCGACTATATATTTGATATTGTGCATACAGCtgacatatacatatgtaataTATGAACTTGTTGTTTTCAGACATACATGgacatttgtttattttggttCTGGGAAGGTCAGCTAAGTAAGGTCTAGTTCCGAACCTCACACATAATGTATTTATATAGGGATCAATCGGAACGGTATTCCGTATTGACCTGCGGTGATGCGGTTGTTGTTTACCCTCGACGACGCGGGCACGCTCAACTTACATAATGTCGGGTCGGATCGGATGGGATCGCCTCAGATCGTTTGTTGTGGTTCGGCGgagtggaggaggaggaatcCCAGTGCTCCCCGGAACAACCCGCGACCGCTAGAACCCGTAGAATGCGTTGATTTCGCCGCGAGGACAGCGCATTCTCTCCGGGATTCGGCGGGTGGAGTGGCGCACAGCTGCCGTGCGAGTTTCAAAGCCTGGCTAGCCACTTATTTGCGAATAATTCGAATTATATTGTGATTAAACTAATGCACTAAAGTCAACTCAATGTCATACAGCGTGACCGCGGCCGGACCAAACGAGAAATACCAATTTGGTCTCAAAAATATACTATAAAATACTATTTcatattttacaaaatacCACCATAAATACCATAACAAATAAATCGCCTGGAAATTCAAAttataatatgtaatatgtaaaaataataattgacttattatatatagaaaaaaTAAGGTTTTTCCCATtgcaaaaaatgtttgtttttatttcattttacaagattaataatatttcagtccaacataaaactaaaacAATTTGCATTCGTATTCAATTCCATATTCCAATATTTTAAGTCTTTAAGGTCTTAAAATAATaccaaaaagtatttaaaacacCATATTCGGTCACGCTGATGTCATAGATAGAGCTGCAAAAAAATCGATGGTCCTATCGATAATATCGATGGTCGGGCCCGATCACAGGTATCGATATTGTTCACACTATCATCGCTAGCTTAGCCGTGTCACCCACCGCAGACCGTTTGCTGAATAGCGCATACACAAACCATTTCTTGTTGTCAATTGGATTCTGATTGGCAATAGCGgtaattcaaattcaaaaataatgggaaaataatttgaaataaCTTGATATTGAATAGTTTAAGATATATAAGTATTATAGatggttttaattttttcaaatggATAACTAAAATGCTCTGGTTTCTATGGCGCCAAAAACAATATGATACCCAAATGTTTGATAGCTTTAAAAGCTACCAGTATGCAAATATAAACatacaaacacaaaacaatataaataaaacatatgCTGCGTGTGAAAATCCCGAAGCCTACGTTCATAATGAAAATGGTTCTCACTATCTATGGATATCGGAGACACTAGAAAATCCGGTCTGAGCTCCAGTTCTGAGCGAGCTTAAATATCGCACTTGGAAAAAGTGCTCTCAGTGGCGAGTGGGAAAATATACGAAGTTTGTATACACTTTAGCTCTAATTACAATTTAATACGAAGTAAAAGacgtaaaataaaaaataggaATGGACTATGGTTATATCGGATGGACATTCTGAACCTTTAACACCTttaattaaacttaaaaatagCTTCTCATTTTTAAAGTTccaaaaggaaaaaatatgGTCATGTTAACATGACATGTCATATGAACCATGGCAAGTTGTGTGTAGGTTACCCATTACTTTGCAGCGAAAAGTAATCCCCTTTTTACTAGACCCCATGGCGTTGAGTGATTCAGAACCAAAGCTACGGCTCTCTGATCTTTCACTTTAAGTAGTGTGCTAGGCTTGTGAAAGGCATCAGTTTCAGAAAAGCCATTGCATTGATTCAGACTAAAAGCTATGGCTCTCCGATCTTCTATAGCATTGTATCTCTGCGGGGTGTTATTATCCAGCTGCTGTGCAAGTAAGTTATGTTTCAATCGAAATTAcagttttttaataaagtaaCTATGGTttacaaaacaaatataattatattttggaTAGTGCTAACAACTTTACACGCGAATCTTTTAGGAAAACGATATATTAACATATCGGGAAAAGCAAAAACTGGTTTTCGATGTCGTTTATTACAATCGAGTTTTCATGGCATTAACATGTGTACGGATAAAACCcagcttttattttcatttttcaaaacTAGTCTTGGGATTTTTGTTCAAAACTGATTTAAAATACAAGAACTATTTCCTTGTGTGTTATATTCCTTATACCTTATCACTGGTTTTTTTGATAGCTGATATTTGAATTGGGAACTAGTTCCTTATGTATGATTCCTAAGCGGATCGTCCCTTGGCGGATCTTTACTATAAgcattcttttttttaagtattataTTCCTTATTACCTATGCCtcgtattttatatttattttagagcCCAAGCTGCACTTTGGCAGCTGTCGAGGATCGGGCCAGTGCCGCCTCGTTGAGGACTGCCTGGCGGAGCCGGGTTTTGTCCAGGACGAGGACTCCTCCGAGTGCTCCTACACGGTGTGCTGCGTGAGGCGCCAGTCGGAGTACTCGCAATCGGTGGAGAACTACTGCCGCCACGACCTGAAGCCCCACATTTCGAATGGCGAGATCACCAAGGTGCGGGAATTCCCCTGGATGGCCATGTTGCTGTACGGCGATAGGCTGCAGCCAAAGTGCGGGGGCTCGCTGGTGAGCCAAAGATGGGTCCTGACCGCCGCCCATTGTGTGCCCCGGCATGGTTACGATGAGCAACTGCGTCTCGTTCGCCTGGGAGTGTGGGATGTGCGGATTGGCGGGAAGGATTGCCGGGGCATGGCGGACTGCGCACCACCTTTCCAGGACTTTCCCATTGCGAGATCCATCGTTCACGAGCTGTACCGTCCCGCCGACACATCGGGTACCAGTCTGGAGAAGCACACCCACGACATTGCCCTGCTGCTACTCAGCCGCAGCGTCACCTACTCGGAGTTCATCCAGCCAATCTGCCTGCCCTCGCTGTACACTCCCTCCCGCGGCGATGACTATGTGGACTACAGCCTGACCATCGCCGGTTGGGGTCGCACCAGTGAGCTGACCACGGACACCAGTCCCGTGAAGATCAAGGCCCAGGTGAGTGGCTGGTCGCGGGACAGCTGCAAGAAGCTCTACGAGGACGTGGGCGAGGGCCAGATGTGCGCCGGTGGCGGTGCCTCCAGGAAGGGCAGCTGCTTCGGCGACTCCGGCGGCCCGGTGATGGATGGCAACCAGCTGGTGGGCATCGTCTCGCTGGGCGAGTCCAAGTGTGGATCCGACCGGGGACCCATGGTGGTCACGCGGGTGGAATCCTACGTGGCCTGGCTGGAGCGCCACCTGTTCACGCGGCCTAACGCGACGAACAAGCACTCGCAATTATTCAACATTTTCGTTAGGAAAGTTTTTAGCTAGTGTGTAAAACTGGAAAGGTTCCGCAACAAGTCAAAATCTGTGCCAAAATAatgctctctctctctgtaaataattaattgtaaCTTGTATTTCTTAGAATTTTTTATagatgtattttttttttaaattgtagcCAATTTTGAACAATAAATGTAGTCTAAAAGTTACCAAAAACCCAATTGATTGTATGGAGACACCGTGTAAACAAAAGATTTTATGATATTATAACGTCTCAAAGTTTTGTaatcaaaaaaatgttaactgcacagagagaaatattcaagttcattgttcttgatttgagaacattcgttcttaaaaaccgtgtaagcccattttggtatcaattatctcaatattagaacgaaatggtgagaagagaaaacttaaattgagtttacTTAACATCTTTTTAATAAGTAATAGtttagtttctgagatataCATCTTTCAAAAatttcgttctatttttaagaacattatGAACTCAGATTAGAACGTCAGAAATCTCTCTGTGTGGAAATTACAGTGTGACGTACCTTGTATAGAAAATCAATATAGTAAAATCAATACGTTTATGGCAATATTAAATTGATGGTGACATTTTGGTTTTTATCTTTTAACAGTAACATTTGAAATCATATTTCTGCCCAGAGTGGCCCGCTCAAAATCAATCCATTTGAAATGCCAGCTTAAAGGTAACGCTTTTATTGTCCACATGAGGGGTAACTTTTTGGGTCTCGCAAAGGACTATGTAAGTCTAGGCCACGGAACTGCACAGTCCGCAGTTGCTCACCGGGCACATCTTCATCTCGACATCCTCGCCCACCCGGACGACGGCGGCCATGCCGTTCTCCGAGTGCGGGGAGATGTGGCAGTGGAACATCCAGTAGCCGGGACTGTTGGAGTAGAACCGGAATATCGTGTAGCCGAAGGCGGGCACCTGGACGGAGTCCTTTAGCGGAGCACCCTTTCCGCGTCGCGGCAACGGAGTCTTCTTGTCGATCTGCTCGATCTGGCCGATCTTCTGCTCGCCCAGCACCCCCATCCCGACCACCCGGAATGTGTAGCCATGCAGGTGTATCGGATGCGGCGTCTGCGAGAGGCTGGAGACGACGAACTCCACCTGCTGATTGGCCGGCACCTGGATGACATTGGAGCACTGGCAGTGGCGCTGCCGGCAATTGAATCCGAGATCCGCCTGCTGGGAGCGATTGCAAAAGAACTGGCCGACGCCCAGGTTGCGTGTCTGCAGCAGGGACATCTTGGGCATGTTGAAGCTAATGTCGTCCATTTGGAAGCGGAAGCCCTCGCCCTGGCGCACTTCGAAGGCGTTCATGCTGGTGTAGAAGGTCACCGCGGGCGGCACTTCCGGTTCCGGTCGCTGGGCGTTGAGGCTGGCCAGGGATATGCTATTGCCACCGCCCGCCTCGTCGCCCAGCTCATTCAGGGTCTTCCCGGGCGCATCGTAGGCATAGCTCAGGGTGTGCGCGTCCAGCTTCCGGGGATCCGCATCGCGGTAGTGCAGCACCGCCTCCTGGTGCAACTGGTTCCTGGCGCAGAAGCTGTAGCCCTTCACCCGAATCCAGTAGTTGGCCACCTCCTGGTTGGCGTGCAGCACAAAGTCGAAGCGCTCCGCGCCATGGAACATGATCCGCTGGACCTCCACGGG includes these proteins:
- the LOC119557949 gene encoding probable phosphorylase b kinase regulatory subunit alpha isoform X3 — protein: MRSRSNSGVRLDYYQRIVHRLILAHQEPVTGLFPASNVNSHAWIRDNVYCILAVWGLSMAYKKIADQDEDRAKCYELEQSCVKLMRGLLMAMMNQKDKVEKFKMTQSPYDSLHAKYSSKNGLPVVGDNEWGHLQIDAVSLYLLILAQMTASGLQIVFSLDEVSFIQNLVFYIESAYSIPDYGIWERGDKTNHGEPELNASSIGMAKAALEAMNELDLFGARGGPASVIHVLADEAHKCQAVLQSMLPRESNSKELDSGLLCVIGFPAFAVDDAQLIHNTKDAILSRLQGKYGCKRFLRDGYRTPKEDPSRLYYERWELRMFENIECEWPLFYCYLILFHAFQNDKRSVEEYASRLEKIMVRSEDGILLVPESYAVPQDLVGFEYQKPGSQVREVVGRCPFLWGQSLFILGRLLQEGFLAVGELDPLNRRLGAQKKPDVVVQVVIIAEDNEIRDKLAEHDLHVQTIAEVAPIEVQPARVLSHLYTYLGRNRKLGLSGRKSRDVGILSTSKLYSLKDRIFAFTPQHIDYEEYYTTRDPDLLASNFTTNLAFLTNNWRHMLGRPTITLMATHYMLDQDKIPLAMIQTMRKLKSGYINGTRVMLGSLKDFLNTSAITDLSFLGSTEDGYPDRLHPDVQTYLDEHLLRSFSNRSTMSLRGGQLRPRTLRRRMSCKGAIKKTRSINVDSDNLGMEGPSPLTERRLSSIVPPPWLQANKQSHVSVFATTPEEGPANSPLHLGNELSIRENIYPVDPQHHSRSAIDRRSEFVRQQEMPKILIQRHRAETNFADTEVEELIAMLRETENLEEQGDILQYLVDTQGLDFNTAGLGFKNKSDDNATPNANNAAAELEQTFGNEVVLELAGGGAGGAAGAAGAGGSGDGAKKSPTIVLPTVIIDAVTIPAATSTDADGNANPGSATAAGNSNVHCIGNTSNTSNISSSSIGSNTSNHNNMSPHENNDSSQSEGMLEEGRVVTVRDLLKGLYEKACQQKLWGLVRHTAGMLGKRVEDLAKAVTDLLVRQKQVTVGMPPNNEHTITAPLPEVELRQLIHDAYGDDESTAMLTQELMVYLAMFIRTEPQLFHEMLRLRVGLIIQVMAKELSRTLNCDGEAASEHLLNLSPFEMKNLLYHILSGKEFAVSSVARGNLSIVSCKSSRVSKKSQIGLGDPEGEDALIATIDDRQGQWLRRRRLDGALNRVPRDFYSRVWTVLEKCQGLAIEGRVLQQSLTQEMTPGELKFALEVETALNQIPQPEYRQLVVEALMVLTLVTEHNMVPTLGGIIYVEHLVHKANQLFLEDQRKVQGDATLCCAKIKDGKEQQQAASGMLLCGGAAYICQHLYDSAPSGSYGTMTYMSRAVALVLDCVPKHGEMECAIS